Proteins encoded together in one Schumannella luteola window:
- a CDS encoding helix-turn-helix domain-containing protein codes for MDEFAQVLRAWRDRVRPEDAGLPAGAGRRTPGLRREELALLAGVSVDYIVRLEQGRATHPSSQLLGALARALRLDERERDHLYRAAGAAPPSAGTVPVHITPGVQRMLDRCTDTPVAVYSATWDLLRWNELWAALHGDPSTRVGIERNVAWRTFVEQDDHVTHTPGDQEAFAADIVGDLRTAVGRYPEDAGLRRLITRLSEASPDFARRWSTAHVAEHRVSRKIVHGSAVGDVTVDCDVLTAPGSDLRLVLYTAVPGSEDAEKLRLLRVAGTQRLTGAGTVSTAH; via the coding sequence ATGGACGAGTTCGCGCAGGTGCTGCGCGCCTGGCGCGACCGGGTGCGGCCCGAGGATGCCGGGCTGCCGGCCGGCGCCGGTCGCCGCACGCCGGGCCTGCGGCGCGAGGAGCTCGCTCTGCTCGCCGGGGTGAGCGTCGACTACATCGTGCGCCTCGAACAGGGCCGCGCCACGCATCCCTCGAGCCAGCTGCTCGGCGCCCTCGCCCGAGCCCTGCGTCTCGACGAACGCGAGCGCGACCACCTCTACCGCGCCGCGGGCGCCGCCCCACCCTCCGCGGGCACCGTCCCCGTGCACATCACCCCCGGCGTGCAGCGCATGCTCGACCGCTGCACCGACACCCCGGTCGCCGTGTACTCCGCCACCTGGGATCTGCTGCGCTGGAACGAGCTCTGGGCCGCGCTGCACGGCGACCCGTCGACCCGCGTCGGCATCGAGCGCAACGTCGCCTGGCGCACCTTCGTCGAGCAGGACGACCACGTCACGCACACCCCCGGCGACCAGGAGGCCTTCGCCGCCGACATCGTGGGCGATCTGCGCACCGCCGTCGGGCGCTATCCCGAGGATGCGGGGCTGCGCCGTCTGATCACGCGTCTCAGCGAGGCCTCGCCCGACTTCGCGCGCCGCTGGAGCACCGCGCACGTCGCCGAGCACCGGGTGAGCCGCAAGATCGTGCACGGCTCGGCCGTCGGCGACGTCACGGTCGACTGCGACGTGCTGACCGCGCCCGGCAGCGACCTGCGGCTCGTGCTCTACACGGCGGTGCCGGGCAGCGAGGATGCCGAGAAGCTGCGCCTGCTGCGCGTCGCCGGCACCCAGCGTCTCACCGGCGCCGGCACCGTGTCGACGGCGCACTGA
- a CDS encoding SDR family NAD(P)-dependent oxidoreductase, with translation MTTTLITGANRSLGLETARRLIEAGHIVYAGMRDTASGNAVRELGAIPVQLDVTDQASVDAALASLPELDVLVNNAGILGTSFGVDDLDAAAIAAVLDTNVTGLVRVTQAALPLLRRSANPVIVNVASGVGWPKFLTTPGTDEFPVPAIPYAASKAAAIALTVQYAKNLPSFRVNVSDPGYTATDFNRHGGHQTVTEGTDATVKLALLGADGPTGEFHNRFGRIDF, from the coding sequence ATGACCACGACACTCATCACCGGAGCCAACCGCTCCCTCGGACTCGAGACCGCCCGCCGCCTGATCGAGGCCGGCCACATCGTCTACGCCGGTATGCGCGACACCGCCTCCGGCAACGCCGTGCGCGAGCTCGGCGCGATCCCCGTGCAGCTCGACGTGACCGATCAGGCGAGCGTCGACGCCGCCCTCGCCTCTCTGCCTGAGCTCGACGTGCTCGTCAACAACGCCGGCATCCTCGGCACCTCCTTCGGCGTCGACGACCTGGATGCCGCCGCGATCGCCGCGGTGCTCGACACCAACGTGACCGGCCTCGTGCGCGTCACGCAGGCCGCGCTGCCGCTGCTGCGCCGCTCGGCGAACCCGGTCATCGTCAACGTCGCCTCGGGCGTGGGTTGGCCGAAGTTCCTGACCACGCCGGGCACCGATGAGTTCCCGGTTCCCGCGATCCCCTACGCGGCGTCGAAGGCGGCGGCGATCGCGCTGACCGTGCAGTACGCGAAGAACCTGCCGTCGTTCCGGGTCAACGTCAGTGACCCCGGCTACACGGCGACCGACTTCAACCGGCACGGCGGACACCAGACGGTGACCGAGGGCACGGATGCGACGGTGAAGCTCGCACTGCTCGGCGCCGACGGGCCGACCGGCGAGTTCCACAACCGCTTCGGACGCATCGACTTCTGA
- a CDS encoding FAD-binding monooxygenase: MQFHHHGYVSGDPRVLPAEGVGVDRPTELPDEVDVLIVGSGPAGMIAAAQLARFPGVTTRIIERRPGRLAIGQADGIQARSVETFQAFGFAGRITAEAYQISEMCFWKPDVEHPENIVRTARPLDDPAGVSEFPHLIVNQARVLDYFAEYAANAPARITPDYGLEFLGLEVAEVTGAGEALPEFPVTVTLRHTTDSPDPAGPREGSERTVRAKYVIGADGARSGVRESIGRKLTGASANHAWGVMDVLAVTDFPDIRLKCAIQSHTGGSILLIPREGGHLFRMYVDLGEVPEGGSAAVRATTIEQIIAKANEILTPYTLDVKDVAWHSVYEVGHRLTDKFDDVAHEHVGTRTPRVFITGDACHTHSAKAGQGMNVSMQDGWNIAWKLGHVLEGRASEALLDTYSAERQVIAQNLIDFDREWSTLMAAKPEDLKDPTELEDFYVKTAEFPAGFMTHYAPSLITGSADHQSLATGFPVGKRFRSAPVQRVADGTPQHLGHHATADGRWRIYVFADAAGGGSTGDTAAVDALGAWLTESPDSPVVAFTPADADLDSRFDVKVIYRRPHTEVDLATVPPVFLPRSGPFGLIDYEKVHALRSDAGVAGGDGLSEPGVDIFAERGIDPAGAIVVVRPDHYVAQVLPLDGTAELAAFFARLMLPQREAVAAY, from the coding sequence ATGCAGTTCCACCACCACGGCTACGTGTCCGGCGACCCGCGGGTGCTGCCCGCCGAGGGCGTCGGGGTCGACCGCCCGACGGAGCTGCCCGACGAGGTGGATGTGCTCATCGTCGGCAGCGGACCGGCCGGCATGATCGCCGCCGCCCAGCTCGCGCGCTTCCCCGGCGTCACGACCCGCATCATCGAGCGCCGCCCCGGCCGTCTCGCGATCGGGCAGGCCGACGGCATCCAGGCCCGCAGTGTCGAGACCTTCCAGGCGTTCGGCTTCGCCGGGCGCATCACGGCCGAGGCCTACCAGATCAGCGAGATGTGCTTCTGGAAGCCCGACGTCGAGCACCCCGAGAACATCGTGCGCACCGCGCGGCCGCTCGACGACCCGGCGGGCGTGAGCGAGTTCCCGCACCTCATCGTCAACCAGGCGCGCGTGCTCGACTACTTCGCCGAGTACGCCGCGAACGCGCCGGCGCGCATCACCCCCGACTACGGGCTCGAGTTCCTCGGGCTCGAGGTGGCGGAGGTGACGGGCGCGGGCGAGGCTCTGCCCGAGTTCCCGGTGACGGTGACGCTGCGGCACACCACCGACTCCCCCGACCCCGCCGGCCCGCGCGAAGGCTCCGAGCGCACCGTGCGCGCCAAGTACGTGATCGGCGCCGACGGCGCCCGCAGCGGCGTGCGGGAGTCGATCGGCCGCAAGCTCACGGGAGCGAGCGCCAACCACGCCTGGGGCGTCATGGACGTGCTGGCCGTCACCGACTTCCCCGACATCCGGCTCAAGTGCGCCATCCAGTCGCACACCGGCGGCAGCATCCTGCTCATCCCGCGCGAAGGCGGGCACCTGTTCCGCATGTACGTCGACCTCGGCGAGGTGCCCGAGGGCGGCAGCGCGGCCGTGCGAGCGACGACGATCGAGCAGATCATCGCGAAGGCGAACGAGATCCTGACGCCGTACACGCTCGACGTGAAGGATGTCGCCTGGCACAGCGTCTACGAGGTCGGCCACCGCCTGACCGACAAGTTCGACGACGTCGCGCACGAGCACGTCGGCACCCGCACCCCGCGGGTGTTCATCACCGGCGATGCCTGCCACACGCACAGCGCGAAGGCCGGGCAGGGCATGAACGTGTCGATGCAGGACGGCTGGAACATCGCCTGGAAGCTCGGGCACGTGCTCGAGGGCCGCGCGTCGGAGGCCCTGCTGGACACCTACTCGGCCGAGCGTCAGGTGATCGCGCAGAACCTCATCGACTTCGACCGCGAGTGGTCGACGCTCATGGCCGCGAAGCCGGAAGACCTCAAGGACCCGACCGAGCTCGAGGACTTCTACGTCAAGACCGCGGAGTTCCCGGCCGGGTTCATGACGCACTACGCGCCGTCGCTCATCACCGGCTCCGCCGATCATCAGTCGCTCGCGACCGGGTTCCCGGTCGGCAAGCGCTTCCGCTCGGCGCCGGTGCAGCGGGTCGCCGACGGCACGCCGCAGCACCTCGGCCACCACGCCACCGCCGACGGACGCTGGCGCATCTACGTGTTCGCGGATGCGGCGGGCGGCGGTTCGACGGGCGACACCGCCGCTGTCGACGCTCTCGGCGCCTGGCTCACGGAATCCCCCGACTCCCCCGTGGTCGCCTTCACCCCCGCGGATGCCGACCTCGACAGCCGCTTCGACGTCAAGGTGATCTACCGCCGGCCGCACACGGAGGTCGACCTGGCCACGGTGCCGCCGGTCTTCCTCCCGCGCTCGGGCCCCTTCGGTCTGATCGACTACGAGAAGGTGCATGCCCTGCGCAGCGACGCCGGCGTCGCGGGCGGCGACGGACTCAGCGAGCCCGGGGTCGACATCTTCGCGGAGCGCGGCATCGACCCGGCCGGCGCGATCGTCGTCGTGCGCCCCGATCACTACGTCGCGCAGGTGCTTCCGCTCGACGGCACCGCCGAGCTGGCCGCGTTCTTCGCGCGACTGATGCTGCCGCAGCGCGAGGCCGTCGCGGCGTACTGA
- a CDS encoding HNH endonuclease signature motif containing protein: MEKPTTTPLSDGATPNADGAVDGGGAVTLARLVSEAEVALATLTAGQVAEVRMLARAGQLAEAEAAGAPANVRAHDMALRSIAAEIGGVLRSPDRTIQRRIGEAREIVEFYPAALSAWEHGFITRGHVAVIVDAGRVVPIDRRAEFEREAIERSLLDTPNRVRAGLELFAEKLTEHTFTERHEDAARQRAVRLIPGRDGMCDVIATVPTVIGDGIFDRLTRMAHAVQDAADPRGTADAAAGSAGESDRRMVDQIRADVFSDLLLAGTPALDPTANGDAPGALGAIRAQVQVTVSALTLLGDDENPADLVGRSPIDAGTARYLAGDAPSWTRVLTDPVDGTTVAVDRYRPTVEQRRHLRARDQHCHWPGCRTAAVRCELDHTIDAALGGPTALTNLAHLCQRHHSMKQFTAWRVRQHPGGILEWTSPTGRTYREDAPAPTVAFVPLGHPIRHLARLQSPDLDDPPDPPDPSASADPPGRLAEPWGTQPSASSAPVYRAEYFEHEPAPF, translated from the coding sequence ATGGAGAAGCCCACGACGACACCTCTCAGCGACGGCGCGACGCCGAACGCTGACGGTGCCGTCGACGGCGGCGGCGCAGTGACGCTGGCCCGGCTGGTCAGTGAGGCGGAGGTCGCACTCGCGACTCTGACCGCGGGTCAGGTCGCGGAGGTGCGGATGCTCGCCCGCGCCGGCCAGCTCGCCGAAGCCGAAGCAGCCGGCGCACCCGCGAACGTGCGCGCCCACGACATGGCGCTCCGGTCGATCGCGGCCGAGATCGGCGGAGTACTCCGCTCCCCGGACCGCACCATCCAGCGTCGCATCGGCGAGGCCCGCGAGATCGTCGAGTTCTACCCCGCCGCCCTGTCGGCATGGGAACACGGCTTCATCACCCGCGGCCACGTCGCTGTGATCGTCGACGCGGGGCGTGTGGTTCCGATCGATCGTCGGGCGGAGTTCGAACGCGAAGCGATCGAGCGCAGCCTGCTCGACACCCCGAACCGGGTGCGGGCGGGATTGGAGCTCTTCGCCGAGAAGCTCACCGAGCACACCTTCACGGAACGCCACGAGGACGCCGCCCGTCAACGCGCGGTTCGACTGATTCCGGGTCGGGATGGGATGTGCGACGTGATCGCGACGGTTCCGACGGTGATCGGCGACGGAATCTTCGACCGCCTCACCCGCATGGCGCACGCCGTGCAGGACGCCGCTGACCCGCGCGGGACGGCTGACGCCGCGGCGGGTTCAGCAGGTGAATCGGATCGGCGAATGGTCGATCAGATCCGCGCGGATGTGTTCTCCGACCTGCTGCTCGCCGGGACGCCCGCGCTTGATCCGACCGCGAATGGGGATGCGCCTGGCGCGCTGGGGGCGATCCGCGCGCAGGTGCAGGTGACCGTCTCGGCGCTGACGCTCCTCGGCGACGACGAGAACCCCGCCGATCTCGTCGGGCGCTCGCCCATCGATGCGGGAACGGCCCGCTACCTCGCCGGCGACGCCCCGTCGTGGACGCGGGTCCTCACGGACCCGGTTGATGGCACCACCGTCGCCGTCGACCGCTACCGCCCCACCGTCGAGCAGCGCCGGCACCTGCGGGCCCGGGATCAGCACTGCCACTGGCCGGGATGCCGCACCGCGGCGGTCCGCTGCGAACTCGACCACACCATCGACGCCGCCCTCGGCGGACCCACCGCCCTGACCAACCTCGCTCACCTGTGCCAGCGCCACCACTCGATGAAGCAGTTCACCGCCTGGCGAGTGAGACAACACCCCGGTGGGATCCTCGAATGGACCTCCCCGACCGGCCGCACCTACCGCGAAGACGCACCAGCACCAACGGTCGCCTTCGTGCCACTCGGGCACCCCATCCGCCACCTCGCCCGGCTCCAGTCGCCGGACCTGGACGATCCGCCCGACCCACCCGATCCGTCCGCATCCGCAGATCCACCCGGCCGGCTCGCCGAACCGTGGGGCACGCAGCCGAGTGCGTCATCCGCGCCCGTGTATCGGGCCGAGTACTTCGAACACGAGCCCGCGCCGTTCTGA
- a CDS encoding ECF transporter S component, protein MTSTTPPPAASTLAARRSRGRVTTVYLLTCAVIGVAGGILLIPANWVSTVMFATVPFANAALGGLWILPAVVALRLLQRPGAGLLVGLISGLVIVPFSGYGFTSVLTNLFWAFFPEVVFLVVGYRFWTLAQHYAGAVLVGVAYPLFAWASFDLGSFPIGLQIAFVALNIASGVAATAIGLGIAAGLRKAGVARAAARRPRPRVDAAPDDAAAV, encoded by the coding sequence GTGACCTCGACCACTCCGCCGCCCGCCGCATCCACGCTCGCCGCCCGCCGCAGCCGAGGACGCGTGACGACCGTCTACCTGCTGACCTGCGCCGTGATCGGCGTCGCGGGCGGCATCCTGCTGATCCCGGCGAACTGGGTCTCGACCGTGATGTTCGCGACGGTGCCGTTCGCGAACGCGGCGCTCGGCGGGCTCTGGATCCTGCCGGCCGTCGTCGCGCTGCGGCTGCTGCAGCGACCGGGGGCGGGGCTGCTGGTGGGTCTCATCTCGGGGCTCGTGATCGTGCCGTTCTCGGGCTACGGCTTCACCTCGGTGCTGACGAACCTGTTCTGGGCGTTCTTCCCCGAGGTCGTGTTCCTGGTGGTGGGCTACCGCTTCTGGACGCTCGCGCAGCACTACGCCGGCGCCGTGCTCGTCGGCGTCGCCTACCCGCTGTTCGCGTGGGCTTCGTTCGACCTCGGCTCGTTCCCGATCGGGCTGCAGATCGCCTTCGTCGCCCTGAACATCGCCAGCGGCGTCGCCGCGACGGCGATCGGGCTCGGGATCGCGGCCGGGCTGCGCAAGGCCGGGGTCGCCCGGGCCGCGGCGCGCCGGCCGCGTCCCCGCGTCGACGCGGCCCCGGACGATGCCGCCGCGGTCTGA
- a CDS encoding energy-coupling factor transporter transmembrane component T — MSAGSAVEAGAASDATPTTAARFDPYASARAVSPRRFLHHLNPLATVLGPLPAMVLLLFTRSIPQPLAFLAIAVLLLVVGAAVAPRRALGLVVAGLAMVVLLTVSFGFWADPRHAAGTTVLLRIGDYRLLEGSLLTGLATALRLTAVVALTLIGGLTSSGVDLVRALIQHLRMPYRIGYTALAAFRFVPRFRYELDVIRAAHRVRGMTGGRGPVAAVRRQLGYVIPLLAGAIRHAERVAHAMDSRAFGAFRTRTERHRIPFRARDVVFIVLFWVATAAILLLL; from the coding sequence GTGAGCGCGGGATCGGCGGTCGAGGCGGGCGCGGCGAGCGACGCGACACCGACGACCGCGGCGCGGTTCGACCCCTACGCCTCGGCGCGCGCCGTGTCCCCGCGGCGCTTCCTGCACCACCTCAACCCGCTCGCGACCGTGCTGGGGCCGCTGCCGGCGATGGTGCTGCTGCTCTTCACGCGCTCGATCCCGCAGCCGCTCGCCTTCCTCGCGATCGCGGTGCTGCTGCTCGTCGTCGGCGCGGCCGTCGCGCCGCGCCGCGCGCTGGGCCTGGTCGTCGCGGGGCTCGCGATGGTGGTGCTGCTGACGGTGAGCTTCGGCTTCTGGGCCGACCCACGGCACGCCGCCGGCACGACCGTGCTGCTGCGGATCGGCGACTACCGCCTGCTCGAGGGCTCGCTGCTGACCGGACTCGCGACGGCGCTGCGGCTGACGGCGGTCGTCGCGCTGACGCTGATCGGCGGGCTCACCTCCAGCGGGGTCGATCTCGTGCGGGCGCTCATCCAGCATCTTCGGATGCCGTACCGCATCGGCTACACGGCGCTGGCGGCGTTCCGCTTCGTGCCGCGCTTCCGCTACGAGCTCGACGTGATCCGGGCTGCGCACCGGGTGCGAGGGATGACGGGCGGGCGCGGTCCCGTTGCCGCCGTCCGGCGGCAGCTCGGCTACGTCATCCCGCTGCTCGCCGGAGCGATCCGGCACGCGGAGCGCGTCGCCCACGCCATGGACTCGCGCGCCTTCGGGGCGTTCCGCACCCGCACCGAGCGTCACCGCATCCCGTTCCGGGCGCGCGACGTCGTGTTCATCGTCCTGTTCTGGGTCGCGACCGCCGCGATCCTGCTGCTGCTCTGA
- a CDS encoding ABC transporter ATP-binding protein — MTTPPHPTDSVDASADASATDPFPAEVATTGAPPPLEVRGLRIRHEERPRWTPDGVDLEVRLGEVVLLLGPSGSGKSTLASALNGLTPQSIPADMEGTVRVAGISTEHEPVGRLSAHVAMVFQDPDAQIVTGTVLDEVCFGPENLLVPVDEVLARAEEALRHVGLWDRRDENPDRLSGGGRQRLAIACALALRAPLIVLDEPTANLDPAGIEEVYAALAALVATGDHAIVLIEHNLDAAMQLVDRVLVLDARGRVAASGPVREVLADRAAELHDLGVWLPESTLAALRLRAAGITLDPLPLTPAELTVALDAVELPEPRPLAGDRSVVPRALGAGAPAPRAASALALEVHDLTLTRGGVEVLRGVDLELERGRFLALVGENGAGKTSLLQAIAGVLRAPRGRIRVAGLDPAAADARSLADRVGFVFQNPEHQFIRGTVAEELAHGLELRRVGADEIRARVDVMLARFDLSELREVHPFLLSGGQKRRLSVGTALITGAEMLALDEPTFGQDRARAAELLGILDDLVADGTTVIAVTHDLQLVADHATHTAVLAGGRVLAAGETGRILAGDDLERAGLRRPPLASALSGLTRHPAWRGLTRMAELP, encoded by the coding sequence GTGACCACGCCGCCGCATCCGACCGACTCGGTCGACGCGTCGGCGGATGCATCGGCGACGGATCCATTCCCGGCGGAGGTCGCCACGACGGGCGCGCCCCCGCCGCTCGAGGTGCGCGGGCTGCGCATCCGCCACGAGGAGCGCCCGCGCTGGACGCCGGACGGCGTCGACCTCGAGGTGCGCCTCGGCGAGGTCGTGCTGCTGCTCGGCCCCTCCGGCTCGGGCAAGTCGACGCTCGCCTCGGCGCTCAACGGCCTCACGCCGCAGTCGATCCCCGCCGACATGGAGGGCACGGTGCGCGTCGCCGGCATCAGCACCGAGCACGAGCCGGTCGGCCGGCTCAGCGCCCACGTCGCGATGGTGTTCCAGGATCCGGACGCGCAGATCGTGACGGGAACCGTGCTCGACGAGGTCTGCTTCGGGCCCGAGAACCTGCTCGTGCCGGTCGACGAGGTGCTCGCGCGCGCCGAGGAGGCGTTGCGTCACGTCGGGCTGTGGGACCGCCGCGACGAGAACCCCGACCGGCTCTCGGGCGGCGGACGCCAGCGCCTCGCGATCGCCTGCGCACTCGCCCTGCGCGCGCCGCTGATCGTGCTCGACGAGCCGACGGCGAACCTCGATCCCGCCGGCATCGAGGAGGTCTACGCCGCCCTCGCCGCTCTCGTCGCGACCGGCGATCACGCGATCGTGCTGATCGAGCACAACCTCGACGCCGCGATGCAGCTCGTCGACCGGGTGCTCGTGCTGGATGCGCGGGGTCGCGTCGCCGCGTCGGGTCCCGTGCGCGAGGTGCTCGCCGACCGCGCCGCCGAGCTGCACGACCTCGGGGTCTGGCTGCCGGAGTCGACGCTCGCGGCGCTCCGGCTGCGGGCTGCCGGCATCACGCTCGATCCGCTGCCGCTCACGCCGGCGGAGCTGACGGTCGCGCTCGACGCCGTCGAGCTGCCGGAGCCGCGCCCGCTCGCCGGCGACCGCTCGGTCGTTCCGCGCGCGCTGGGCGCCGGCGCACCCGCGCCCCGGGCGGCGTCCGCGCTCGCGCTGGAGGTGCATGACCTGACCCTGACGCGCGGCGGCGTCGAGGTGCTGCGCGGGGTCGACCTCGAGCTCGAGCGCGGCCGCTTCCTCGCGCTCGTCGGCGAGAACGGCGCCGGCAAGACGAGCCTGCTGCAGGCGATCGCGGGCGTCCTCCGCGCGCCGCGGGGGCGCATCCGCGTCGCGGGTCTCGACCCGGCCGCCGCGGATGCGCGGAGTCTGGCCGATCGGGTCGGCTTCGTGTTCCAGAACCCCGAGCACCAGTTCATCCGCGGCACCGTCGCCGAGGAGCTCGCGCACGGACTCGAGCTGCGCCGGGTCGGCGCCGACGAGATCCGAGCGCGGGTGGATGTGATGCTCGCCCGCTTCGACCTGAGCGAGCTGCGAGAGGTGCATCCCTTCCTTCTGTCGGGTGGGCAGAAGCGTCGGCTGTCGGTCGGCACCGCGCTCATCACCGGCGCCGAGATGCTCGCCCTCGACGAGCCGACCTTCGGGCAGGATCGGGCGCGCGCCGCCGAGCTGCTCGGCATCCTCGACGATCTCGTCGCCGACGGCACGACCGTGATCGCGGTGACGCACGACCTGCAGCTCGTTGCGGATCACGCCACGCACACGGCGGTGCTCGCCGGCGGCCGCGTGCTCGCGGCGGGGGAGACCGGGCGCATCCTCGCCGGCGACGACCTGGAGCGGGCGGGTCTGCGGCGTCCTCCGCTCGCGAGCGCGCTGAGCGGGCTGACCCGGCATCCCGCCTGGCGCGGGCTGACGCGGATGGCGGAGCTGCCGTGA
- a CDS encoding DMT family transporter, whose translation MTRRGVILFAALGLAWGVPYLLIKVAVGELEPAAVVLGRTAIGAIVLLPIALFRRQVLVVLKRWKPLVAYTIVEILLPWFFLSSAETRLPSSTSGLLLAAVPIVGVIVAILMGRPERLGVGGVAGMVLGTLGVAALVGLDVSGSDLVGVAELAIVVVGYAFGPAILARWMSDLPGLGVVAVSLALAAVVYAPVTALTGSFPTSVPSLPVIGSVVGLGLICSALAFLLMFALIREIGPVRMTMITYVNPAVAIGAGALVLGERVTVWTIVGFVLVLVGSFLVTRRRGAPEAATLPEPEAAVVVERAGPAGNARPDPR comes from the coding sequence ATGACCCGACGCGGCGTGATCCTGTTCGCGGCGCTCGGGCTCGCCTGGGGTGTGCCGTATCTGCTGATCAAGGTCGCCGTCGGCGAGCTCGAGCCGGCCGCCGTCGTGCTCGGCCGCACGGCCATCGGCGCGATCGTGCTGCTGCCGATCGCCCTCTTCCGGCGTCAGGTGCTCGTCGTGCTGAAGCGCTGGAAGCCGCTCGTGGCGTACACGATCGTCGAGATCCTGCTGCCGTGGTTCTTCCTGTCGAGCGCCGAGACGCGGCTGCCGAGCTCGACCTCCGGTCTGCTGCTCGCGGCCGTGCCGATCGTCGGCGTGATCGTCGCCATCCTCATGGGCCGCCCCGAGCGGCTCGGCGTCGGAGGTGTCGCCGGCATGGTGCTCGGCACCCTCGGCGTGGCCGCGCTCGTCGGTCTCGATGTCTCCGGTTCCGACCTGGTCGGCGTCGCCGAGCTCGCGATCGTCGTCGTCGGCTACGCGTTCGGACCGGCGATCCTGGCGCGGTGGATGTCCGACCTGCCCGGTCTCGGCGTCGTCGCCGTCTCGCTCGCTCTCGCCGCCGTCGTCTACGCGCCGGTGACCGCCCTCACCGGCTCGTTCCCGACCTCGGTGCCCTCGCTGCCGGTCATCGGATCGGTCGTCGGCCTCGGCCTGATCTGCAGCGCCCTCGCCTTCCTGCTGATGTTCGCGCTCATCCGTGAGATCGGGCCGGTGCGCATGACGATGATCACCTACGTGAACCCGGCGGTCGCGATCGGGGCGGGTGCCCTCGTGCTCGGCGAGCGGGTGACGGTGTGGACGATCGTCGGCTTCGTGCTGGTGCTCGTCGGCTCGTTCCTGGTGACGCGGCGTCGGGGCGCGCCCGAGGCGGCCACGCTGCCCGAGCCGGAGGCGGCGGTCGTCGTCGAGCGCGCCGGTCCGGCGGGGAACGCCCGGCCGGATCCGCGATGA
- the hutI gene encoding imidazolonepropionase — MTSPGTLLVTNIGELTTNDDEHRDGARIADAAVVIEGDRFVWVGEASAAPSVDQRLDAGGRAALPGWVDAHTHLVYAGDRSAEFEARMAGQAYAAGGINVTVAATRAADEAELERLLVQRVSEAQASGTTALETKTGYGLTVADEERAARLAARYADEVTFLGAHVVPPEAEAEGAAGRAAYLDLVTGPMLDAVAPHVSAVDVFCEKGAFSEQESARVLRAAAERGLATHVHGNQLGYGPGVRLAVEHGSLSVDHVGFLDDGDVDALAGTWHDPARERGTVATVLPACDLSTRMPLAPARRLLDAGVPIAIASNANPGTSNTSSMAFCVATAVLQMRLTVAEAVRAATLGGAIALDRHRAHPAVGDRPERPRLGVVAVGARADLHLLDAPSASHLAYRPGMPLTHAVWRAGRRVV, encoded by the coding sequence ATGACCTCCCCGGGCACGCTGCTCGTCACGAACATCGGCGAGCTGACGACGAACGACGACGAGCATCGCGATGGCGCGCGGATCGCGGATGCGGCTGTCGTGATCGAGGGCGACCGCTTCGTCTGGGTGGGGGAGGCGTCGGCGGCCCCGTCGGTCGATCAGCGTCTGGATGCGGGTGGCCGCGCCGCGCTGCCCGGCTGGGTCGATGCGCATACCCACCTCGTCTACGCCGGTGACCGCTCCGCCGAGTTCGAGGCGCGGATGGCCGGTCAGGCCTATGCCGCGGGCGGCATCAACGTGACCGTCGCGGCAACCCGCGCCGCCGACGAGGCCGAGCTCGAGCGTCTGCTGGTGCAGCGGGTGAGCGAGGCGCAGGCCTCGGGCACGACCGCGCTCGAGACGAAGACGGGCTACGGGCTCACGGTCGCCGACGAGGAGCGTGCGGCGCGGCTGGCGGCGCGCTACGCCGACGAGGTGACGTTCCTCGGCGCGCACGTCGTTCCGCCGGAGGCCGAGGCCGAGGGCGCCGCGGGGCGCGCCGCCTATCTCGACCTGGTGACGGGGCCGATGCTCGACGCCGTCGCACCGCACGTGAGCGCGGTCGACGTGTTCTGCGAGAAGGGCGCCTTCAGCGAGCAGGAGAGCGCTCGGGTGCTGCGCGCCGCCGCTGAGCGCGGGCTGGCGACCCACGTGCACGGCAACCAGCTGGGCTACGGCCCGGGCGTCCGGCTCGCGGTCGAGCACGGCTCGCTCAGCGTCGATCACGTCGGCTTCCTCGATGACGGCGACGTGGATGCGCTGGCCGGCACCTGGCACGACCCCGCGCGGGAGCGGGGAACGGTCGCGACGGTGCTGCCGGCCTGCGACCTGTCGACGCGGATGCCGCTCGCGCCCGCGCGCCGTCTGCTCGACGCGGGGGTGCCGATCGCGATCGCGAGCAACGCGAACCCGGGCACCTCGAACACCTCGTCGATGGCGTTCTGCGTCGCGACAGCGGTGCTGCAGATGCGGCTCACGGTGGCCGAGGCGGTGCGCGCGGCGACGCTGGGCGGCGCGATCGCGCTCGACCGTCACCGCGCGCATCCCGCCGTCGGGGATCGACCTGAACGTCCGCGGCTCGGCGTGGTCGCGGTCGGGGCACGAGCAGACCTGCACCTGCTCGACGCCCCGAGCGCGAGCCACCTCGCCTACCGGCCGGGCATGCCGCTGACGCACGCGGTCTGGCGTGCAGGTCGGCGCGTGGTCTGA